Sequence from the Candidatus Methylomirabilota bacterium genome:
AGTGGGATTTCGAAAGCTATCCCGAATACCTCGGCTCGATCGAGCGGCGCGGCATCGTCCCGAACGTGGCGTCCTTCGTCGGGCATTCCTCGGTGCGGACGTATGTGCTGGGTGAGGATGCGGCGAAGCGCGCGGCGACGGACGCCGAGATCGCGGAGATGCGGCGCATCGTGCTCGAGGCCGTCAAGGCGGGCGCCATCGGCTTCGCGACCTCCACGCTCGAGCAGCACAACGGTGAAGGCGGCATCCCGATGCCCTCCCGGCTGGCGGACGAGAAGGAGATGCTCGCGCTCACGGGCGCGCTCGGCGAGGCCAAGCGCGGCGTCTTCATGCTGACCAAGGGCATGACCTCCACCATCCCCTGGCTCGAGAAGATCGCGGGGGCCAACGGCCGGCCCGTCATGATCGCGGCCATGTTCGTGGACCCGGGCGATCCCACGCGTGTCTTCAGGGAGCTGGGCGAGATCGAGCAGGCGCGCACCCGCGGCCGCGAGCTCTGGGCGCAGGTGGGTTGCTTCCCGCTCGGCATGGAGTTCACGCTGCGCCATCCCTACCCGCTCGAGGCGCTGATGGCGTGGCGCCCGGCGCTGACGGCGCCCGACGAGACGCGCTACCGGCAGATCCTGGCCGATCCGGCCTTCCGCCGCGCGCTGATCCACGAGATGGCGCAGCCCGGCGTGCCGAACCGCATCAGCAACGAGAACTGGGACTACCTGACGGTGATGGAAGTGAAGAGGCCTTCGCTGCGCCATCTCGAGGGCCAGGTCATCGGGCAGCTCGCTCGCGATCAGAAGCGCGAGCCCTGGGACGTCTTCCTCGATCTGGGGCTCGACGACGACCTGGACACGATGTTCGACTGCCGGCTCTTCAACACAGATGAGAAGAAGGTCTCCGAGCTCCTGCGGCATCCGTGCGCGGCCGTCGCGCTGTCGGATGCGGGGGCGCACCTCTCCTTCCTCTGCGACGCGGGTTTTGGCCTGCACCTCTTCGGCCACTGGGTGCGCGAGCGCGGCGACATGACGCTCCCGCAGGCGGTGCGCGCCGTGACCAGCACCGTGGCGGACGCGTACAGGATCCCCGGCCGCGGCCGCATCGTGCCCGGCGCATGGGCGGACCTGATGCTGTTCGATCCCACGACCGTCGCGCGCGGCCCGAAGCGCCGCGTCAACGACCTGCCGACCGGCGCGGCGCGTCTCGACACGCCGGCCGTGGGCCTCCACGGCGTGTGGGTCAACGGCGTCCGCGCGGTGGACCCGCGGGGTGTGATCGCCGACTGCGGCCGGCCGGGTCGAGTCCTGCGGGAGTTCGCCTCCTAGGGCGGAGACGCCTAGCGCGTCACACCCGGCTCATCGCCGCGCCCCGCCGCCCTGGACGCTGCCGCTCGAGGCGCTTGGGCTGCTCGCTTCATGGACGCTTCCGGTCGCGACGGCCGCGACGTGCGCATTCCGGACGGAGGGACTGGTCGGAGCGACGCTCTCCCGGTTCTCATGACCACGCTCGCCGGGCTCCCGTCGCTGTGCGGGCGCAGGGCCGGGGTTCGCCTGGACGCGCGCCTGCACGCGCGGCGAGTCTCCCGGCTGGGGCCGGCTGGACTCGGGCCGTGGCGCCGGCTGGACGCTCGGCCGGACCGCTTCCTGTCCGCCGCGCCCTGGCTGCGGGCGGCCCTGCTCTGCCCGCGGCTGCTCCACTCGAGGCTGTCCCGCCCTCGGCTGTTCAGCCCGCGGATGCTCCACCCGCCGCTGCTCCACGCGCGGCTGCTCCGCCCGTGGCTGCTCTACTCGCGGCTGCTCCACACGACCCCGGAAGGGCTCGCGGGACGGGACAACAGCCGGCCTCGGAGCGGCCACGTGCTGCTGCGCTGCCGTATGGCGGACCTCGACGTTCTCCCGATGCCGGACGTCGTGCTGCCACGCGAGCCGATCACCCTCCCGCGGCCCGATCCTCCCGTGCTCGATCCCGCCCCGTCGTCCTTCGACGTTCACGACCTCGGTGAAGCGGCGATACCGGGCGACGTCGACGAAGACGACGTGGCGGTGCCAGTCGCAAGTCCCCCAGAGCCCGAACCCGACGAAGATGCCGCCGCCCAACCCGAAGAAGCCCGTGGCCACGGGCCATCCGGCCGGGCGGTAGTAGTACGGCTGGCGAGCCGGATAGGGCCACGGCCCGAAGACGATGAGAGGGTTGTAGACCGGCACGTAGATCACCTGCGGGCTGGCCGGCTGGATATAGATGTAGGGGGCCTGCATCGTCACGACCTGCTGTGGTGAGCTGGTGAGCGTGCCTTGCGCCTGCGCCCGAGCGCGGAGCACCTGCACGGCGTCCATCAGATCCTGCTCCTGAGCCAGGAAGGCATCGCCGAGCCGCTGGGTCCAGTCGAGCTTGCCGTCCATCATGGCGAGGATCTGCGGGAAGGAGACGAGCGCCTTCACGCTGTCATCCCAGTTCTGGTACCTGAGCGCCTCGCCCAGCCGGCTATCCCTAAGAGTGGGGTTGGCCTGGACGAACCGGGCCGCCTGCACGACCTCGACGGGATAGGTGGCGGCCATCAACACCTGCGCCAGCAGAGGGTCCGGATAGAGCGCAACCGGCGCGGCGAGCTGTTCGAGATCTTCATTGGAAAACGGTACGGGGGAAAACGGTACGGGCGAGAACGGTATGGGCCGTGGCAGCTCCTGGGCGATCAGTGTCGCGGGGATCATTAGAACGACGGCAACGACGGTCGCCACGATTTTCCTCAAGATTCTCATCGCATGCCTCCTCGGGCCCCCTCGGCCCCTGCCACTGCGGGGTGCTCTTCCGGCGCTACCACCGGGCGGATGATGGCTATCCGCCTGTGTCGAATAGACGAGGCAGCCCAGTCGTCCATTTACATGAAAGTTATGAGGGCGGGGCTGAGCCAGTGCTGACCCGGGCGGTTCCGGAGGCCAATGTAAACGCTGAGGCCCTTCCATCCGTCTTGAGAGGCAGGGACATGGCACGTCTCCTCCAATTGAAATAGGTGGGTGGAAAATAACGGTGAAAGGAGGCCTGTGATGAAGAAGATTCTCGCGGTAGCTCTGGTGATCGGGGTGACCGTCATGGCGGTCCCGCCCATGGCGGCCGAGGCAGCTGGTGGGTGGGGTGGTGGTCGATGGCACGGCGGGGGCGGGGCCCGGCATGGTGGTGGAAGCCACGGCGGGAACGGTTATTGGGGTCCCGGCCCGTGGCTCTTCGGCATCGCTGCCCTGGGCGCCGCGAGCTACATCTGGGGTCCTCGCGCCTACGCCTATCCCGCGTACCCTCCTGTGGTCTACACTCCAGCCCCTGTGGTAGTCGCGCCGTATCCTTCGGTCGTGGCCCCGCCTCAGGCTCAGGTGTCGATCCAGAGGACATCTTGCTACGCCGGCGGTTGCTACTACCTACAGGGCGACGGCATCCAGGTACCGTATCAGTGGGTGTGGGTGCCGACCCAGCCGATGACACCACCCCCTCCACCTCCGGCTCCCCCTGGCCAATGACCGATGCGTGGGTCCTAAGGGCCCACGCACACCTGTATTGCCGACTCGGAGGGCTGGAGACAACCTGTTAGGGGCGCAGGGCGGTGATGCTTCGCAAGGGCGTCCCGTCCTTGCGCGCGATGGGGCGCCGCGTCGGCGCGGTCTGATCCCCGAAGGTCGGCTGCCAGCACGAGTGCTTCCCGGCCCCGCCGACGACGATCACCGAGATGTCGTCGGGCGACTTGACGATCGGCAGGAGGGTGTCGGGCGAATCGACCGCGCGGCGGTGGTCGACGTGCAGGCGCCGGTACTCCTCGCCGAGCCGGCCGAGTGGAAAGCGCGCGTGCTCGAAGATGAACTCCTTGACCTGTCGCTTGGTGTAGCCGTCCCCCGCGATGGTGGCGGCGTGCTCGGGCCCGAGCGACAGCAGCGGGTGGCCAAAGGCGAGGAGATTGTTGCTGCCGGCCTGGCCCATCGCGCCGGCAATGATCTTGAGGATGCCCAGACCCGTGTAGCTGTAGTGGTCCTGGATATTGTGCGGGCCCTCGCAGCCGATCGCGGTGACGGTGCTCACGTCGGCCGGGAAGCCGTGCTCCACGTGGAGCGGCTCCCACGGATTCGCCGCTTCGTTCTCCGCCACGCAGTAGGCGATCTTGGCCGGGCTGCCCTGGGTCGCGCGATCGCCGGTGCCGGGCAGCCCGCCGCCCACGTTCATGAGGAGGAGCCGCACGGCGCGGCCGATGGTCATGTTGGCGCGGAAGCCCTGGCCGAAGACGTTGTAGCCCGCGTTGATCTCGAGCTCGCGCGCGATGGGGCCGTTGACGATGATGAGCGGCGCCACGGGATGCGTCGTGGCCTGGACAGAGTCGAGGTTGAAGGCCGAATCCGCCAGGGCCTCGATGGCGGTGATGACGACCGGCAGGTACTCGGGCCTGCAGCCGGCCATGACGGCGTTGACCGCGATCCGCTCGACCGTGGCCTCGCCCTGCCGCGGCGGCAGGACGGCCACCACCTCCCGAAGGTCGCGGTCAGTGAAGCGCAAGAACTCGCGCACGAAGTCGTCCGTGGGTGGGACGATCGGAAGCCCGTCGGTCCAGCCGCGCTCCTGGTAGAGGCCGTTGATGGCCGTGTAGGAGCCGTCCAGGCGAAAGGTCTTGGCCGCGGGGCCCGGCGCGGTCACGCCTTGGTTACCGCGCGGACGACCATATCGATGGCGAGGTCCGCCTTGCGCACGACCTCCTCCTCACGGATGCCGCCCAAGGGATGCGGGATGAGGGCAAGAGGAAGGTCGGCGAGACCCCGGTTCCGTGCCTCGAGCGTGGCCAGTGTCTCGAACTCCTTGGTCCCCATGACCACGGTCGGAATGCCGTGCTGCTCCAACACGATGGCGCCGTGGATACTCCACGACGTGCACGACCCTCAGTCGGCGCTGCCGACCAGGACGAAGTCGCACGTCGTGAGATCGGCAAGGATCGAGGGCGAGGGCGGCCCCGCGATGCCCTTCTCGCGCTTGACGACGTCGCGGACGCCGTAGCGCTCCTTCAGGCGCTTGACGACGGCCAGCATCAGCGTGCCGGCATTGGCCTTGCTGTTGTCGAGTATGCCGGCGCGTGTGCCTTGAAGACTGGCCAGCCGCGGCGCCAGCCCCGCGGCCAGGATCCTCGGCTCGGCCGTCGGGTCGTACAGCAGATCACCCTTGTCGGTCATTGGTCGATCTCCTCTTGGGGTCGATCTCCTCTTGGGTTGTCGAGGCGGAAGTCACGACGCGTAGTCTACCACCGACCGCCCTGTGCTAGGTTTGGGGCGACATGAGGATTTCGGCCTGATCGCCCTCCTCCTGCTCTACGCGGTCACGATGTTCGCCGGCGCCACACTGCTGTTCGTGGTGCAGCCGATGGTGGGCAAGATGATCCTGCCGCTCCTCGGCGGCACCCCGGCCGTGTGGAGCACGTGCATGGTCTTCTTCCAGGCCGTGCTCCTCGGGGGCTATGCCTACGCCCACGCGAGCGCGGCCTGGCTCGGCGTCCGCCGCCAGATGCTTCTTCACCTGGCCCTGCTCGCACTGCCGCTCGGCGTCCTGCCGCTGGCCGTGAACCCGGCCCTCCTGCGCGGCGGCGGAGCCAACCCGGTCCTCGACGTGCTGCTCCTGCTCTCGGTCTCGGTGGGGCTGCCCTTCCTCGTGGTCAGCGCAACCGCGCCGCTCATCCAGAAGTGGTTCACGCGCACGGGTCACCCGGCCGCGCGGGATCCCTACTTCCTTTACGCCGCGAGCAACCTCGGCAGCATGCTGGCGCTGCTGGGTTATCCGACCCTCATCGAGCCGCGGCTGCATCTCAGGGGCGACGGCTGGCTGACGCAGACGCGCCTCTGGAGCTTCGGGTATGTCGCGCTCGCCGTCCTGATCGCGTGCTGCGTCCTGACGCTCTGGCGGCGCGCGGCCGAACCCGTGAGCGAAGACGCGGAGGGCGGCGCGGCAACGGAGACGCCGCCTGAGCCGCCGCCAAGCTGGGCGCGATACTTGCGCTGGATCGCGCTCGCCTTCGTGCCGTCGAGCCTCCTGCTCGGCGCAACCACGTACATCACGACGGACCTCGCCGCCGTGCCCCTGCTCTGGGTCTTGCCGCTGGTCATCTATCTCCTGAGCTTCATCCTGGCCTTCGGCCGCTGGCCCGCGCGCCTTCACCGCCTGGTCGTGGCAGCGACCGCCCCGGTCGTCCTCGTCGTCTTCTTCCTCATGCTCTCCGGCTTCAAGCAGCGCATCTGGATGACGGCCCTCTGGCACTTC
This genomic interval carries:
- a CDS encoding amidohydrolase family protein, with product MHDLVIDNARIIDGLGAPERAGGVAVTGGRIAAIGTDLGAARQRVDAQGLVLAPGIVDIHTHYDAQLTWDPFATPSTALGVTTVVIGNCGFTIAPCRPQHRDVIMRNLTHVEGMSLDAMRAGIQWDFESYPEYLGSIERRGIVPNVASFVGHSSVRTYVLGEDAAKRAATDAEIAEMRRIVLEAVKAGAIGFATSTLEQHNGEGGIPMPSRLADEKEMLALTGALGEAKRGVFMLTKGMTSTIPWLEKIAGANGRPVMIAAMFVDPGDPTRVFRELGEIEQARTRGRELWAQVGCFPLGMEFTLRHPYPLEALMAWRPALTAPDETRYRQILADPAFRRALIHEMAQPGVPNRISNENWDYLTVMEVKRPSLRHLEGQVIGQLARDQKREPWDVFLDLGLDDDLDTMFDCRLFNTDEKKVSELLRHPCAAVALSDAGAHLSFLCDAGFGLHLFGHWVRERGDMTLPQAVRAVTSTVADAYRIPGRGRIVPGAWADLMLFDPTTVARGPKRRVNDLPTGAARLDTPAVGLHGVWVNGVRAVDPRGVIADCGRPGRVLREFAS
- a CDS encoding DUF3300 domain-containing protein, translating into MRILRKIVATVVAVVLMIPATLIAQELPRPIPFSPVPFSPVPFSNEDLEQLAAPVALYPDPLLAQVLMAATYPVEVVQAARFVQANPTLRDSRLGEALRYQNWDDSVKALVSFPQILAMMDGKLDWTQRLGDAFLAQEQDLMDAVQVLRARAQAQGTLTSSPQQVVTMQAPYIYIQPASPQVIYVPVYNPLIVFGPWPYPARQPYYYRPAGWPVATGFFGLGGGIFVGFGLWGTCDWHRHVVFVDVARYRRFTEVVNVEGRRGGIEHGRIGPREGDRLAWQHDVRHRENVEVRHTAAQQHVAAPRPAVVPSREPFRGRVEQPRVEQPRAEQPRVEQRRVEHPRAEQPRAGQPRVEQPRAEQGRPQPGRGGQEAVRPSVQPAPRPESSRPQPGDSPRVQARVQANPGPAPAQRREPGERGHENRESVAPTSPSVRNAHVAAVATGSVHEASSPSASSGSVQGGGARR